TTCAATCAATTGGTCGCTTAAGATTGAAGCTTTCTTAATACCACGTTCATAGTTATAGGAGTTCCCGATATAAAGAGCCACTAAAAAACACAAATAAAAAACAAACGGCAATAGTTTTAGTACAGCCTGAGTTGTCAGAACCTCGCCGTTAAGAATACTTCTGAAAATTGACCATAGACGCAATTCGTGCGTTTTTTTTATTTTCTTTTTTTCCTTAACAGTTTCGTTTGTTTCTGTTTTAAATTCGTTTTGTGTCATTAGTTTTTTTCTGCAATTCTTAATTTGGCACTTCTGGCTCTTTTGTTTTGATTTATTTCAATATCATCAGGTGTTAAAGGCTTTTTTGTTATTAGGGTAAAAGGAGTAAAATAATTTCCAAACATATCTTTTTCCACTTCTCCATCAAACCTGCCGGATTTCATAAAATTCTTTACCATGCGGTCTTCCAGGGAATGGTATGAAATCACCGCCAGGCGCCCGCCGGGTTTTAAAACATCCAGACTTTGTGTAAGCATTTCTTTCAGAGCCTCCAGTTCCTGATTTGTTTCTATACGTAGTGCCTGAAATACCCTAGCCATAAATTTATCTTCATTGCTTTTGTCAATAAGTTCATAAATTGCCATTTTTAATTCATCAACGGTCAGGATTTTTTTGGAGCTTCTATATCTTATAATTTTTTTTGCTAATGCTTTATGATTATTTAACTCCCCGTAATTGTTAAAAATCTCAGAAAGTTTTTCCTCGGAATAATCATTCACTATTTCCACAGCAGTATTCGCATTACGTATATCCATCCTCATATCCAGCTTTGAGTTAAATCGTGTAGAAAACCCTCGTTCAGCGGTATCAAACTGATGTGATGAAACCCCGAGGTCTGCAAGAATCCCGTCAACAGGTATGGCTTTATAATATTTTAAAAAATGTTTCAAATAACGAAAGTTGTTGTTTAGTAAAATCAGACGCTCATCATCCACCTTGTTTTTAATAGCATCAATGTCCCTGTCAAAAGCCATAAGCTGGCCATTTTCTATTTTTTTCAGTATCTCTTTTGCATGTCCTCCGCCTCCAAAAGTTGCATCAACATAAATCCCGCCGGGCTTAATGTTTAATCCATCAACAGCCTCTTTCAACATCACTGGATTATGAAATATCTTCATCTGTCAGAAGTTCAATGTTCCCAAGTACCTTTTCAGCAAGGTCAGCATAACCTTCAGGTTCATCTGTTATAAGAGTTTCATACTTGTTCTTGTCCCAGATTTCTATCCTGTCTAGATATGCAAAAACCAAGACCTCTTTTTCAATACCAGCATATTTCAACAAACTTTTTGGCAAAAGCAACCTGTTAGTCCCGTCTAATTCAATTTCTGTGGCACCCCTGTAAAAATATCTTAAGAAATTCCTGGCATCTTTTTTATACCTGCTAAGTTTCTTTATTTCTTTTATGATGGTTTCCCAGGCTTCAACAGTATATAAACCCAAGCATTGCTCAAAACCCCGGTTTATAACAAATTTTTTAGCCGAAGTCAAAGGCAGCTGCTTTTTTAGCCCGGCAGGAAACACCAGCCTGTTTTTCCCATCAAGCTTACATTCAAATTCTCCTTTTAATTCCAGCATAAAAAATAAAAAAATTAGTCTGTAAAGATAAAAATAAATTTCCCACCTTTTTACACTTTTTTACACTTTTTTAGTAAAATAATAAAAAAAAACAAGCCACAAAAAATAACGGCCTGTTAATCAGCCACTTATTGTCTAAAATTGTTAATAAGTTTTTTTCGGAATTTATTGAAGGCTGATTTTAACCTTCGTCCCGGGACCTTTCTGGATTTCTGTATACCTTTTATATTCTATGGTTTCATTGTCAACAAAACAAAAATCCTCTCCGGAAGATGAAGTACAAATACTTCCACATTCAAAATTTATCGTCAAGTCGAACTTTTTCTTTTCTGCCGGCAAACCGTCAGAACCTCTTGTAATAACTATTATCCTGCACATTTCTTTGTAGCCATGTTTATGTTCCTGATTGATAATTATAAACATAATTTTTTTATTATCTGGCGACCATTCTGGGCCACAGATACCATCAATGTCCGAATAATATTCCAGTATAGATATCTCTTTTTTTGAAGGAATAAAATACTGTTTTATTTTATTGTTTTCAGCA
The Bacteroidales bacterium genome window above contains:
- a CDS encoding FtsL-like putative cell division protein — translated: MTQNEFKTETNETVKEKKKIKKTHELRLWSIFRSILNGEVLTTQAVLKLLPFVFYLCFLVALYIGNSYNYERGIKKASILSDQLIELENEYIKTQSELMLIKLQSEVAKRLDSLKTGIKEPETPPKSKINAEEKHKATQNP
- the rsmH gene encoding 16S rRNA (cytosine(1402)-N(4))-methyltransferase RsmH; protein product: MKIFHNPVMLKEAVDGLNIKPGGIYVDATFGGGGHAKEILKKIENGQLMAFDRDIDAIKNKVDDERLILLNNNFRYLKHFLKYYKAIPVDGILADLGVSSHQFDTAERGFSTRFNSKLDMRMDIRNANTAVEIVNDYSEEKLSEIFNNYGELNNHKALAKKIIRYRSSKKILTVDELKMAIYELIDKSNEDKFMARVFQALRIETNQELEALKEMLTQSLDVLKPGGRLAVISYHSLEDRMVKNFMKSGRFDGEVEKDMFGNYFTPFTLITKKPLTPDDIEINQNKRARSAKLRIAEKN
- the mraZ gene encoding division/cell wall cluster transcriptional repressor MraZ, whose product is MLELKGEFECKLDGKNRLVFPAGLKKQLPLTSAKKFVINRGFEQCLGLYTVEAWETIIKEIKKLSRYKKDARNFLRYFYRGATEIELDGTNRLLLPKSLLKYAGIEKEVLVFAYLDRIEIWDKNKYETLITDEPEGYADLAEKVLGNIELLTDEDIS